The following nucleotide sequence is from Candidatus Obscuribacterales bacterium.
GCGTCCAGATTTAATTCAGCGGTTGCTCAACCATGTGATTGCCACCTACTATCCCCATCTTTGGGAAGAGGGCGATCGCTACGAGTTGTTTTATCAAGAACTAGTGCAGCGAACAGCGGACTTGATGGCCCAGTGGATGATGGCGGGTTTTTGCCATGCAGTGTTAAACACCGACAACATGTCGATCACTGGCGAAAGCTTTGACTACGGCCCCTACGCCTTTTTGGATCGCTACGATCCACGGTTCACGGCCGCCTATTTTGACTACAGCGGTCGCTACTGCTACGCTAATCAACCGGAGGCCTGTGTGTGGAATCTAGAGCGGCTTCAGGTGCCGTTGAAGGCTGTGCTGTCGGCGGACGTCATGAAGGATGCCTTAGCTGGATTTGGCGATCGCTTCACCACAGAGTATCGGCGGTTGATGCTGCAAAAACTGGGCTTGGCGCATGTGCCGGATGACCTCGGTATTCCCTTGCTGCAAACGACGCTCCAGCTTTTGGTAGACAGCGACATCAGCTACCATGCCTTTTTCCTGATGCTGCGGCAGCAGGTGTCGCCCCTGTGGTGGCAGGATGCATCTTTGATTTTGAATGGGGCGATCGCCCAGCCTGGTTATGAACCGGATGAATCCCAATTCCACCCAGCCCATCTCCAAGAGTGGCGATCGCTTTACCATAGGGCGATCGCTGCGGCAGCTCATGATGCCGTAACAGCAAGGCTCAATCGCTGGAATCCCGATACCATCCTGCTGCGATCGCAAATTGAAGCGGTGTGGGAGCCGATTACTGTGGATGATGACTGGACGCCCTTTGAACAGTTGCTTAAGCGCATCTGGGCATCGGTGGAGATGTCAGCCCCGGTGCTGTAGGGGGGGCAGGTACTTGAACGGTGATTTGGGACGGCGTTGCGGAATCATACTGTTATTCTGCAATGCCGAGGTCACCTACCTAGCAGGATTTAAAAATCAAAAATCTCGCATCACTGCGAGATTTCTTAGAATCGGAGCGGCGGGATTTGAACCCACGACCCCCACTACCCCAAAGTGGTGCGCTACCAAGCTGCGCTACGCCCCGAATTGCACTGAATTACAATGCTTAACTAGAATAGCATACATTGTAATTCAGGTGACGCCTTCAGCGTCAAATTTTCTGCGAAAGCTGGGGTAGGGGCAACCCGTAGGCAGACCCTACCTCCTAGTCATGGACTACTCAACGCCTTCGATGCGGTCTTCCACTTCTTGATAGAGCTGGCGTAGGCGATCGAGGTTTTCTTCGCTGGTTTCCCAGTAGCCACGACCGTTGACCTCCAGCAGCGTGGTCACCATCTTGCGGAAGGAGTGGGGGTTGAGGTTCATCAACCGCTTTTGCATCTCCTCGTCTTCCATGAAGGTGGTGTTGACGTCTTCGTAGACCCAGTTGTCCACTGCGCCCGCCGTTGCCGACCAGCCGACCGTGTTCACCAACCGCTTCGATAGTTCTCGCACGCCCTCGTAGCCGTGGGAGAGCATCCCTTCGTACCACTTGGGATTGAGCATTTTGGTGCGGGCATCGAGGCGCACGGTTTCTGACAGGCTACGTACCTGAGCATTGGCCGTGGTGGTATCGGCGATGAAGGCCGACGGGGTCTTGCCGTCCTTGCGCAGATTAGCGACCACCTTGGTGGGGTCGGAGTCGAAGTAGTGGGACACATCCGTCAGGGAAATTTCTGACGAATCCAGGTTTTGGAAGGTGACATCCACAGTCTTCAGGGAAGCCTCGAAGATCTCCCGTGACTCGTCCATCATGCCGGGGTTATCGGAGTTGAAGGCAAAGCCCTTGCGGCGCAGGTACATATCCTGCAGTTCCGACTCGTTTTCCCAGGTGCTGTTTTCCACCGCCAGGTTGACGTTGGCCGCGTAGGAACCGGAGGCGTTGGAGAACACGCGAGTAGCAGCTTGGCGCAGATGGATGCCCATCTCTTCCGCTTGCTGCAGGGCGTGCTTGCGCACAAAGTTCATCTCAACCGGTTCATCGGATTCCGCTGCCATCTTGATGGCCCGATCCAACAGGTTCATTTGGTTGATAAACAGGTCGCGGAAGACTCCAGAACAGTTGACCACCACGTCAATACGAGGCCGTTTCAGTTCTTCTAGGGGAATCAGTTCCAGCTTGTTTACGCGACCGAGGGAATCCGGCACCGGGCGCACCCCCACCAGCATCATCACCTGGGCCAAGGATTCGCCGTAGGTTTTGATGTTGTCGGTGCCCCAGAGGACGAAGGACACGGTTTCGGGATAGGCTCCGCCATTTTCGGCCCGCTGGCGATCGAGCAAGCGATCGACCACGATGGTGGCGGACTGCACCGCAGCGGTGGTGGGAATGGACTGGGGATCGAGGGCGTGGATATTTTTGCCGGTGGGCAATACATCGGGGTTGCGAATGGGGTCGCCGCCGGGGCCAGGGATGACGTATTCACCCTCCAGCGCCTTCAGCAGAGCGCCCAGTTCGTTATCCGCGCAGACCTGTTGCAGACAGAATTCCAGATATTCCATCAGCTTCTTGAGCGCGTCCACATCCACATTGGGATAGCCCGCATCGGTCAGCGCCTGCAGCCATGGCTCCTTCTTGCCCATGTTGAAGAAGTTGAGCTTGGAGACCAAGGACACCCGACCCTCGGCATCGGTTTGGGCTTGAACCAAGGCGGCTACGGTGACGCGGGTGGCTTGGGTGATGTCGTAGAGCAACTGCACGTCTTCTAGGACGCCGCGATCGCTGTTCTTATAGATATCATCCAAGTTACGGCCAATGCTGGTGGCGATGATGCGCGGTAGACCCAGCAGATTATCTTCGGCACGATCGAGGCTGGCGATGTTCACCAGGGTGGCGATCGCTTCCTCTGCCGTCGGTGGTTGACCGATGATATGCAGACCGCAGGGCAACAGCCGCGACTCAATCTCCATCAGGCGGATATAGACCTTGCCGATGAGGTTGTCCCGCTCTTCCATGGAAAGCTGATCGGCCTCGACCTCCGGTAGATCGATGTCCTTATCCAGATTCACCAAGCGGCATTTATCTACAATGGCATTGACGATTTGGATTGCCCGGCCGCTTTCCTTCTGGGTTTGGTAGGAGGCAATCAGTTCGCTGAGTTCCTTCAGACCCTTATACAGCCCGGCATTTTCTGCGGGGGGCGTCAGGTAGCTGATGGTCTCGGCATAGCTGCGGCGCTTGGCGATCGTCGCTTCCGAGGGATTATTCGCTGCGTAGTAGTAGAGGTTGGGAATGGTGCCAATCAGGCTATCGGGGTAGCATTCGCCCGACATGCCCATTTGCTTACCCGGCATGAACTCTAGGGAGCCGTGGGTGCCAAAGTGCAGGACGGCATCGGCTTTCCAGATGCGTTCCAGGAAGGTGTAGTAGGCGGCGAAGCCATGGTGGGGGCTGGCGGAACGGGAAAAGAGCAAGCGCATCGGGTCGCCTTCGTAGCCGAAGGTGGGCTGAACCCCGATGAACACGTTGCCGAAGGACTTACCGTAGATCAGCAGATTCTGACCATCGGAGTTGAGGTGCCCTGGTGCAGGGCCCCAGCTATCTTCCAAGCGCTTGTGGTAAGGCGTTAGCTCTTCATACTCTGGCACCGACATGCGGTAGGCCACATTCAGCTCAGGGCTGGCGTATTGGGCCTGGGCATCATGGATCACCGCTTCCATCAGCGCTTGGGGCGAGTCGGGCAGATCCTGAATGTCGTAGCCGTTGCCCTTCAGCGCCTTCACAACTTCGTAGATGGAGCCAAACACGTCGAGGTAGGCGGCAGTACCCACGTTGCCTTTATCGGGGGGGAAGCTGAAGATGGTAATCGCCACCTTCTTATCCACTTTGGGCTTACGACGCAGGGTGGCCCATTTCATGGCCCGTTGGGTGATGGCTTCAACCCGATCCTGGAGAGCGATCGCTTTCCCCGTGGCTCCATCGCGGCCGGAGAGGATGATCGGTTCAATGGCTCCATCCAGTTCGGGAATAGCAATTTGCAGCGCCACCTGAATCGGATGTAGACCCAGATCGCTGTCCTGCCATTCTTCGGTGGTTTGGAACACCAGGGGCAGCGCCACCATGTAGGGACGGTTGAGGCGCTTGAGGGCGTCGATGGCCTTGGGATGATCCTGCCGAGCGGGGCCGCCAACCAGGGCAAAACCGGTAAGGGAAATCACCGTATCGACGAGGGTCTTGCCGGGGGAATTGGGGTAGTAGAAATAGGCATCGACGGGTTTTGAGAAGTCTAGACCGCCGGCAAACACCGGGATCACCCGTGCGCCCATGCATTCCAGCTCCTGCACCATGGCCACATAGTGGGCATCATCGCCGGTGACCAAGTGGGTGCGCTGCAGCACCATGCCCACCGTGGGCACGAGGGGATCTTTGAGGTCATCGGAAATATCAGGACGGCTGTTATACCAGTCGAGGTAATCCTGCACATCCTCAAACATGCGCGGAGCCAAGGGATGCCAGATGCCCATGTCGGGGTAGGTGACCGGCTCTTGGTAGTGCAGAGCTTCCCCATCTTGGGATACCTGGTCTTTGAAGACATATTTGTCGGCCAGCATCAGCAGGAAGTTTTCCAGGTTTTCCGCCGAGCCACCCAGCCAATATTGGAAGCTGAGCATGAAGTTGCGAGCATCCTGGGCCTTGTCCATGGGCAGATACTTCAGCACCTTGGGCAAGGTGTTGAGCAACTTGAGCATGGCGTCTTGGAAGCTGCTGCCCGACTGCTTCTTGCGCTTCTTCATGAACTCGCCGATGGCGCTCTTGGATTGACCAAGCTGGGCCATGGAGAAGGTGCCCATCTTGTTGAGGCGCATCACTTGGGGCATGGAGGGGAACACCACCGCCACGTCGAGGTGATCGCGATGGGGTTCCACCGCTGTGACCACCTTTTCAGCCAGTTCTTCGATGAAAATCAAAGAGGCAATGAAGACATTCGCGTTGGCGACGTCCTTCTCAAAAGCTTCGTAGTTTTCTGGGCTGCGGAGTTCTTCTAGCAGATACCCGCTGATTTCGATGGCGAGATTGGGGTTGTTCTGGTTAATCGAGCGAACCGCCGCGGATAAGGCGCTTTGGTACTGCGGCTCTAGCACCACATAGACAACCTTGAGCAGCGAACGGTTCTGAAGATTTTCCGGCTCAATGTGTCTGATCGCGGGCTTGACATAAGTGAACATTCAGTGAGGCTCCTGTAAAGCTGCCAGATTGAGGCTTGCTCAAATCACTACTATTGAGTGTTTGTACCAGAAAAACCAGGTCAGAAACCGCACCCTCCTAAGATCTGAAACAATTTGATAAAAAAACTGAGACAAAAATTTACAATATTTGACATATCCTGAAGTAAGCACTCATTTAA
It contains:
- a CDS encoding YdiU family protein, which encodes MVSANPFLNLDYEPALEAIGDDYYDVVIAADFPQQILRFRNDALLPRLGLSPESVTDGDFIEAFAAFKGREPLLALRYHGYQFGEYNPFLGDGRGFLYGQVRGTDGDLYDLGTKGSGTTPYSRGGDGRLTLKGGVREVLAAEMLHVLGVNTSRCLSLVETGDSLWRGDEPSPTRASVMVRFSRSHIRFGTFERLDYIQRPDLIQRLLNHVIATYYPHLWEEGDRYELFYQELVQRTADLMAQWMMAGFCHAVLNTDNMSITGESFDYGPYAFLDRYDPRFTAAYFDYSGRYCYANQPEACVWNLERLQVPLKAVLSADVMKDALAGFGDRFTTEYRRLMLQKLGLAHVPDDLGIPLLQTTLQLLVDSDISYHAFFLMLRQQVSPLWWQDASLILNGAIAQPGYEPDESQFHPAHLQEWRSLYHRAIAAAAHDAVTARLNRWNPDTILLRSQIEAVWEPITVDDDWTPFEQLLKRIWASVEMSAPVL
- a CDS encoding magnesium chelatase subunit H, producing MFTYVKPAIRHIEPENLQNRSLLKVVYVVLEPQYQSALSAAVRSINQNNPNLAIEISGYLLEELRSPENYEAFEKDVANANVFIASLIFIEELAEKVVTAVEPHRDHLDVAVVFPSMPQVMRLNKMGTFSMAQLGQSKSAIGEFMKKRKKQSGSSFQDAMLKLLNTLPKVLKYLPMDKAQDARNFMLSFQYWLGGSAENLENFLLMLADKYVFKDQVSQDGEALHYQEPVTYPDMGIWHPLAPRMFEDVQDYLDWYNSRPDISDDLKDPLVPTVGMVLQRTHLVTGDDAHYVAMVQELECMGARVIPVFAGGLDFSKPVDAYFYYPNSPGKTLVDTVISLTGFALVGGPARQDHPKAIDALKRLNRPYMVALPLVFQTTEEWQDSDLGLHPIQVALQIAIPELDGAIEPIILSGRDGATGKAIALQDRVEAITQRAMKWATLRRKPKVDKKVAITIFSFPPDKGNVGTAAYLDVFGSIYEVVKALKGNGYDIQDLPDSPQALMEAVIHDAQAQYASPELNVAYRMSVPEYEELTPYHKRLEDSWGPAPGHLNSDGQNLLIYGKSFGNVFIGVQPTFGYEGDPMRLLFSRSASPHHGFAAYYTFLERIWKADAVLHFGTHGSLEFMPGKQMGMSGECYPDSLIGTIPNLYYYAANNPSEATIAKRRSYAETISYLTPPAENAGLYKGLKELSELIASYQTQKESGRAIQIVNAIVDKCRLVNLDKDIDLPEVEADQLSMEERDNLIGKVYIRLMEIESRLLPCGLHIIGQPPTAEEAIATLVNIASLDRAEDNLLGLPRIIATSIGRNLDDIYKNSDRGVLEDVQLLYDITQATRVTVAALVQAQTDAEGRVSLVSKLNFFNMGKKEPWLQALTDAGYPNVDVDALKKLMEYLEFCLQQVCADNELGALLKALEGEYVIPGPGGDPIRNPDVLPTGKNIHALDPQSIPTTAAVQSATIVVDRLLDRQRAENGGAYPETVSFVLWGTDNIKTYGESLAQVMMLVGVRPVPDSLGRVNKLELIPLEELKRPRIDVVVNCSGVFRDLFINQMNLLDRAIKMAAESDEPVEMNFVRKHALQQAEEMGIHLRQAATRVFSNASGSYAANVNLAVENSTWENESELQDMYLRRKGFAFNSDNPGMMDESREIFEASLKTVDVTFQNLDSSEISLTDVSHYFDSDPTKVVANLRKDGKTPSAFIADTTTANAQVRSLSETVRLDARTKMLNPKWYEGMLSHGYEGVRELSKRLVNTVGWSATAGAVDNWVYEDVNTTFMEDEEMQKRLMNLNPHSFRKMVTTLLEVNGRGYWETSEENLDRLRQLYQEVEDRIEGVE